The candidate division KSB1 bacterium genome segment ATCGTGTTTAAATTTTATTATTCTTAACTTCCTTTTGTAGCTCCAACTTTTGCTTAATTCTTTTAATTTCTCTGTCGAGATAGAAAAGATATGATGAAATTCCAAACCAAACAATTAAAAATACAACCAATAAAACATTTTCACTCATGTAGATTCTCCAATTCCT includes the following:
- a CDS encoding CcmD family protein — translated: MSENVLLVVFLIVWFGISSYLFYLDREIKRIKQKLELQKEVKNNKI